The following proteins come from a genomic window of Lycium ferocissimum isolate CSIRO_LF1 chromosome 4, AGI_CSIRO_Lferr_CH_V1, whole genome shotgun sequence:
- the LOC132053281 gene encoding gibberellin 2-beta-dioxygenase 1-like, producing MHSLQPSVHFFTPLLSTYKIHYIQKRKTSNTFQEPISKFPQNFTMVVLSMPPVNDQFSIIKNSCKTPSSFFPCNIPLIDLSKPDSKNQLVKACEEFGFFKVVNHGVPMEFISKLESEAIKFFSSPMSQKEKAGPPDPFGYGSKKIGSNGDVGWVEYILLSTNSDFNYQKFASSLGVNPEDIRDAVNDYVSAMKKMACEILEMLAEGLKIHPKNVFSKLLMDEKSDSIFRLNHYPPCPDEVQEFNGRNLIGFGEHTDPQIISLLRSNNTSGLQISLVDGHWISVPPDQNSFFINVGDSLQVMTNGRFKSVKHRVLANSVKSRLSMIYFGGPPLSEKIASLASLLVKGDQDSLYREFTWFEYKKSAYKSRLGDNRLVLFEKLA from the exons ATGCACTCCTTGCAGCCAAGCGTACACTTCTTCACACCATTGCTTAGCACATACAAAATTCATTacatccaaaaaagaaaaacatcaaaCACATTTCAAGAACCAATCTCTAAATTTCCACAAAATTTCACTATGGTGGTCTTGTCCATGCCACCAGTAAATgaccaattctccataatcaagAATTCATGTAAAACCCCTTCATCATTTTTCCCTTGCAATATTCCATTAATAGACCTTTCAAAACCAGACAGCAAGAACCAACTTGTTAAAGCTTGTGAAGAATTTGGTTTCTTCAAAGTTGTCAACCATGGTGTCCCTATGGAATTTATAAGTAAACTTGAATCAGAAGCCATTAAATTCTTTTCATCTCCAATGTCTCAAAAGGAAAAAGCAGGGCCACCTGACCCTTTTGGCTATGGGAGCAAGAAGATTGGATCCAATGGTGATGTTGGCTGGGTTGAATACATTCTCTTGTCAACAAATTCTGATTTCAATTACCAAAAGTTTGCATCTAGTTTAGGTGTAAATCCAGAAGATATAAG AGATGCTGTGAATGACTACGTATCAGCAATGAAGAAAATGGCTTGTGAGATTCTTGAAATGTTAGCAGAGGGATTGAAGATTCATCCAAAAAATGTATTCAGTAAACTTTTGATGGATGAAAAAAGTGACTCTATTTTCAGGCTAAATCACTACCCTCCATGTCCTGATGAAGTTCAAGAATTCAATGGCAGAAATTTGATTGGATTTGGAGAACATACTGACCCACAAATCATTTCTCTATTAAGATCTAATAACACTTCTGGACTTCAAATTTCACTTGTTGATGGCCATTGGATTTCTGTCCCACCTGATCAAAATTCGTTCTTCATCAATGTTGGTGATTCATTGCAG GTGATGACAAATGGGAGGTTTAAGAGTGTAAAGCACAGGGTTTTGGCCAACAGTGTAAAATCAAGACTTTCAATGATTTATTTTGGAGGACCACCATTGAGTGAAAAGATAGCATCCTTGGCATCACTATTAGTGAAAGGGGATCAAGACAGCTTGTACAGAGAATTTACATGGTTTGAGTACAaaaaatcagcatacaaatctAGGCTTGGTGACAATAGGTTGGTCCTATTTGAGAAACTAGCATAA
- the LOC132054106 gene encoding uncharacterized protein LOC132054106 — MAKEKIEFLYELEFFCLDIHYLNEDLSAKVDAFNAQQFSDKLCVAEKELKRQLEELKVECKSLGHICLDDANVETSALESCEEDEEQSDYILEFVEPERQNYIPYQKAGGAEDYIGYLAQLDITQIFARGSKMKNQLPQFACALAFFLIPTCTMAYSPYSYKHPVSTYNNHVTQEYKVSFLPENDYYKKSSMSNKYKAPSMPKQEYEIIITTRHNYYYKTPLTPKQEYKVPSMPKNDYYKKPSVSNSYNKAPLVAKNNYYKAPSVSKIK; from the exons ATGG CTAAAGAAAAGATTGAGTTCTTATATgagcttgaatttttttgtttggatATTCACTACTTGAATGAGGATTTGAGTGCAAAGGTTGATGCATTTAACGCTCAACAGTTTAGTGATAAGTTGTGTGTAGCTGAAAAAGAACTCAAGAGGCAACTTGAGGAGCTAAAAGTAGAGTGTAAATCATTAGGCCATATTTGTCTTGATGATGCCAATGTTGAGACAAGTGCATTAGAGTCCTGtgaggaa GATGAGGAACAAAGTGACTATATTCTTGAATTTGTTGAGCCAGAAAGACAAAATTACATCCCTTATCAAAAGGCAGGAGGTGCAGAAGACTATATTGGTTACCTGGCTCAATTGGATAT AACCCAAATCTTCGCACGGGGGAGCAAAATGAAGAATCAATTGCCCCAATTTGCTTGTGCTTTGGCATTTTTCTTGATTCCCACTTGCACTATGGCATATTCACCTTATTCTTATAAACATCCTGTTTCAACATACAATAACCATGTGACACAA GAGTATAAGGTGTCATTTTTGCCAGAGAATGACTATTACAAGAAATCATCCATGTCTAACAAGTACAAGGCACCCTCAATGCCTAAACAGGAGTACGAG ATAATTATTACTACAAGACATAATTACTACTACAAGACACCTTTAACACCTAAACAAGAGTACAAGGTGCCATCTATGCCAAAGAATGACTACTACAAGAAACCGTCAGTATCTAACAGCTACAATAAGGCGCCTTTAGTAGCAAAGAACAACTATTACAAAGCGCCGTCAGtgtctaaaataaaataa